Proteins co-encoded in one Cytophaga hutchinsonii ATCC 33406 genomic window:
- the trpS gene encoding tryptophan--tRNA ligase, whose translation MARILTGIQSSGRPHLGNVLGAILPAIELSNTPGNESLFFIADLHTLTSLKDGALRKQNTYAVAAAWLAFGFDTDKHIFYKQSDIPQVCELTWILNCFTPYPMLANAHSFKDKSNRLSDVNAGLFVYPVLMAADILMYNADIVPVGKDQIQHLEITRDIATAFNNQYGETFILPKVKVDENIMTIPGIDGQKMSKSYNNYIDIFLPEKELLKVVKTIVTDSKGLDEPKDPDTCNVYKIYALVANEDQIADIRAKYEAGGFGYGHAKQALFDVLWNKYARQRELFNYYMNNTHEIDAKLKAGAEKAWAIGSKVYADVKEKVGY comes from the coding sequence ATGGCCAGAATATTAACAGGCATACAAAGCAGCGGCAGACCTCATTTAGGAAATGTATTAGGTGCAATCTTACCTGCTATTGAACTTTCCAATACACCAGGCAACGAATCATTATTTTTCATTGCTGACCTGCACACATTAACGAGTTTAAAAGATGGTGCATTGCGCAAGCAAAACACATACGCGGTTGCTGCTGCCTGGCTGGCATTTGGTTTTGATACAGATAAACACATCTTCTACAAACAATCCGATATTCCGCAGGTGTGTGAGCTTACCTGGATATTAAACTGCTTCACGCCCTATCCGATGCTGGCCAACGCACACTCCTTCAAAGATAAATCAAACAGATTATCCGATGTAAATGCAGGCCTGTTTGTGTATCCGGTATTGATGGCCGCTGACATATTGATGTACAATGCAGATATTGTTCCTGTTGGTAAAGATCAGATCCAACACCTTGAAATTACACGTGATATTGCCACCGCATTTAATAACCAGTACGGTGAAACATTTATACTGCCAAAAGTGAAAGTGGATGAAAACATCATGACCATACCGGGTATCGACGGACAGAAAATGAGTAAGTCATACAACAACTACATTGATATTTTTCTTCCTGAAAAAGAATTGCTGAAAGTTGTAAAAACAATTGTAACAGACAGCAAGGGCCTGGATGAACCAAAAGATCCGGATACCTGTAACGTATATAAAATCTATGCGCTGGTAGCCAATGAAGATCAGATCGCAGACATACGTGCTAAATATGAGGCAGGTGGTTTTGGCTACGGCCACGCCAAACAGGCGCTGTTTGATGTATTGTGGAATAAATATGCCAGGCAGCGTGAGTTGTTTAACTACTATATGAACAACACCCACGAAATAGATGCGAAATTAAAAGCAGGTGCCGAAAAAGCCTGGGCTATAGGAAGTAAGGTATATGCAGACGTAAAAGAGAAGGTCGGTTACTGA
- a CDS encoding DUF1573 domain-containing protein — protein sequence MKFINTITVLLFSLLVSICTHAQNHKEIGHLEFSDTLYNFGPVNESQGVLSHKFSFVNLGPEYFVIEDVNPSCGCITPDYPTDTIHAGEKGEVVIYVDLVNHPGVFKQKVVIKGNASKEPINLYVSGYVTPSPQPLADWERTSSFKYNTIYLQKNYANFGVVSNKSIVSMEIPVYNSGTQSVNIQLDKLKLPSYAKVNLLPVKIESNQRGVLKIFFNPKEAGMLGYFAGQVEVVFLSGSTVTKVPVVVTATIKEVFTPAEQASVVGPRIQLDKGEIDFGTIKTDDKHTRDITVVNIGKSDLLLNSIRTSCSCVEAFADKTILKPGASTVIKVVFDTQDRTGAENKIVSVFTNDAANSIVTVKVRAVVTEDVPAPAGGQ from the coding sequence ATGAAATTTATCAATACCATAACCGTACTTCTTTTCAGTCTGCTGGTTTCAATTTGTACGCATGCACAAAATCACAAAGAAATAGGGCATTTAGAATTTTCGGATACGCTCTATAATTTTGGTCCTGTAAACGAATCACAAGGTGTATTGTCGCATAAGTTTTCATTTGTAAATCTTGGTCCGGAATATTTTGTGATCGAAGATGTTAATCCATCCTGCGGCTGCATTACACCGGATTATCCGACGGATACCATTCATGCAGGAGAAAAAGGTGAAGTTGTCATCTATGTAGATCTGGTGAATCACCCGGGCGTTTTTAAACAAAAAGTTGTCATAAAAGGAAATGCTTCCAAAGAGCCGATTAATTTATATGTAAGTGGTTATGTAACGCCTTCGCCCCAGCCGTTAGCGGATTGGGAACGTACGTCTTCCTTTAAATATAATACCATTTACCTGCAAAAGAACTACGCGAATTTTGGTGTGGTTTCAAATAAAAGCATTGTAAGTATGGAGATACCGGTATATAACTCGGGTACACAATCTGTAAATATACAACTGGATAAACTGAAACTTCCTTCGTATGCAAAAGTGAATTTGCTGCCGGTTAAAATTGAATCGAACCAGCGTGGTGTACTGAAAATATTCTTTAATCCGAAAGAAGCCGGCATGCTGGGCTATTTTGCCGGGCAGGTGGAAGTAGTATTTCTTTCCGGTTCAACAGTTACAAAAGTTCCGGTAGTAGTAACGGCAACAATTAAAGAAGTATTTACTCCTGCAGAACAGGCTTCGGTTGTTGGTCCCAGAATACAACTGGATAAAGGAGAAATTGATTTCGGAACGATAAAAACGGACGATAAACACACACGCGATATCACTGTGGTGAACATTGGTAAAAGTGACCTGCTGTTAAATTCTATACGCACGTCTTGTTCCTGTGTAGAAGCATTTGCAGATAAAACTATATTAAAGCCGGGGGCATCAACAGTAATTAAAGTTGTATTTGATACACAAGACCGTACCGGCGCAGAAAATAAGATTGTAAGTGTGTTTACCAACGATGCAGCCAATTCCATTGTTACCGTTAAGGTAAGGGCTGTTGTTACAGAAGATGTGCCTGCTCCTGCTGGCGGACAATAA
- a CDS encoding glycerol-3-phosphate dehydrogenase/oxidase, with protein MNYYQQRAALLEHATQVEYGLIVIGGGVTGCGIALDAQSRGIPTLLIEMHDIASGTSSRSTKLIHGGLRYLKQLEFGLVKETGRERAVVHHLAPHITIPEPMLLPIIKGGSMPKWMASMGTLIYDFLAGVKKSERRKVLNKADTLAAEPLLSGLNVTGGIRYYEYRTDDARLTMALACTAKAQGTTVLTYTKVVKLMYQAGEIIGVKVIDRFTDKEYILKSEEVINAAGPWVDSIDEQDADIRKNKLVLTKGVHIVVDFKKFPIQQAVYFDVGDGRMVFAIPREKKTYIGTTDTKYTGDYKEPGIEEADKTYLIGCIRTAFPGVTLTVADIESYWSGLRPLIRQRDSKSPSAISRKDEVFQSATGLLSIAGGKLTGYRKMAERIVDIVAERLKLAYDIDTCQTEFHLLSGGDIAKHGGLDTFIAEMLPVLKAFGLDTNTAARMIRLYGSNIHLYEAELKHIDERLASINLPDWQKAQLQYTIKHEFVCKPADFIVRRTADFYFRRAEAEQYASELIKAMQLLLGWTDQEYALYNEEWLLFLKK; from the coding sequence TTGAATTACTACCAACAACGCGCAGCACTTTTAGAGCATGCCACTCAGGTTGAATACGGTCTTATCGTTATCGGAGGCGGGGTAACAGGCTGTGGTATCGCATTGGATGCACAGTCCAGAGGCATTCCAACCTTATTGATTGAGATGCATGATATTGCTTCGGGTACATCTTCACGTTCTACCAAACTGATCCATGGCGGACTTCGCTACCTGAAGCAGCTGGAATTCGGATTGGTAAAAGAGACGGGTAGAGAGCGCGCTGTTGTACATCACCTGGCACCGCATATCACTATTCCTGAACCTATGTTATTGCCAATTATCAAAGGCGGTTCTATGCCTAAATGGATGGCTTCAATGGGTACATTAATCTACGATTTTTTAGCTGGTGTTAAGAAAAGCGAGCGCAGGAAAGTACTCAATAAAGCAGATACACTTGCTGCAGAGCCCTTATTATCGGGTTTAAATGTTACCGGCGGTATACGCTACTATGAATACCGGACCGATGATGCCCGTTTGACTATGGCGCTTGCATGTACCGCAAAAGCGCAGGGTACAACGGTATTGACCTATACAAAAGTAGTGAAACTGATGTACCAGGCAGGAGAGATCATTGGTGTAAAAGTAATTGACCGTTTTACAGATAAAGAATATATTTTAAAATCGGAAGAAGTGATCAATGCTGCCGGCCCCTGGGTCGACAGCATTGATGAGCAGGATGCGGATATCCGTAAAAATAAACTGGTACTTACAAAGGGCGTACACATTGTAGTGGATTTTAAAAAGTTTCCGATTCAGCAGGCCGTTTATTTTGATGTGGGAGACGGGCGTATGGTGTTTGCTATTCCAAGAGAAAAGAAAACGTACATCGGTACAACAGATACTAAATACACCGGAGATTATAAAGAGCCGGGGATTGAAGAGGCAGATAAAACCTATTTGATCGGATGTATCCGGACAGCGTTTCCGGGTGTAACCTTGACGGTTGCTGATATAGAAAGTTATTGGTCGGGCTTACGTCCGCTGATCCGTCAGCGCGACAGTAAATCGCCTTCGGCTATTTCAAGAAAAGATGAAGTCTTTCAAAGCGCAACCGGTCTGTTAAGTATTGCCGGGGGGAAACTTACCGGCTATCGTAAAATGGCGGAACGTATTGTCGATATTGTTGCCGAACGCTTAAAACTTGCTTATGATATTGATACGTGCCAGACAGAGTTTCATTTATTAAGCGGCGGCGATATTGCTAAGCACGGCGGGCTAGACACATTTATTGCTGAGATGCTGCCTGTATTGAAAGCATTTGGTTTGGATACCAATACGGCAGCACGTATGATCCGCTTGTATGGAAGTAATATTCATTTGTATGAAGCCGAATTAAAACACATAGATGAAAGGCTGGCTTCCATCAATCTTCCGGATTGGCAGAAAGCACAATTACAGTACACGATCAAACATGAGTTTGTTTGTAAACCTGCAGATTTTATTGTCCGCCGTACGGCAGACTTTTATTTCAGACGTGCTGAAGCCGAGCAGTATGCCTCGGAACTTATTAAAGCAATGCAGCTGCTGCTTGGCTGGACAGACCAGGAGTATGCGCTGTACAACGAAGAATGGCTGTTATTTCTCAAAAAATAA
- a CDS encoding glycerophosphodiester phosphodiesterase: MIQVPASFDIQGHRGCRGLLPENTIAAFTKALLLGVTTLEFDLVISKDNRVVVSHDTFFHHEITMMVDGEDVTEANEKNFNLYAMNYADIKEIDVGMKTHPRFKSQKKVPAVKPLFRELIETAEKLSAKIQYNGEIKSTVEGDNIDHPNIALFCDLVVAEIKKAHITDRFTLQSFDVRALEYMHSQYPDIKLSYLVETKGTLKKQLEKLSFTPAVYSPDVTLVSKKDIDAAHKLGMRVIPWTVNTKEEIETLISLGVDGIITDYPDLFFEK, translated from the coding sequence ATGATTCAGGTACCCGCTTCTTTTGACATACAGGGCCACAGGGGCTGCCGTGGCTTGTTACCGGAAAATACGATCGCTGCTTTCACCAAAGCCTTATTACTGGGCGTAACAACGCTGGAGTTTGATTTGGTTATATCAAAAGATAACCGAGTGGTTGTATCGCATGATACTTTTTTTCATCATGAAATAACCATGATGGTAGACGGCGAAGATGTTACTGAAGCGAATGAGAAAAATTTCAATTTATATGCGATGAATTATGCAGATATAAAAGAAATTGATGTCGGTATGAAAACACATCCGCGTTTTAAAAGTCAGAAAAAAGTACCGGCGGTTAAGCCGCTATTCAGAGAATTAATAGAAACAGCTGAAAAACTCAGCGCTAAAATTCAGTATAACGGTGAAATAAAATCTACCGTTGAAGGCGACAACATTGACCATCCGAACATTGCCTTATTCTGTGATCTTGTTGTTGCTGAAATAAAAAAAGCACATATCACAGACCGCTTCACTCTTCAGTCATTTGATGTACGTGCCTTAGAGTATATGCACAGTCAGTATCCGGATATAAAATTATCCTATCTGGTAGAAACGAAAGGAACATTAAAAAAACAACTCGAAAAATTATCCTTCACTCCTGCTGTATATAGCCCGGACGTTACTCTTGTATCCAAAAAAGATATAGACGCTGCGCACAAACTGGGTATGCGCGTTATTCCCTGGACGGTAAATACAAAAGAAGAAATTGAAACCCTTATTAGCTTAGGTGTTGACGGAATTATTACCGATTATCCAGATTTATTTTTTGAGAAATAA